Proteins from one Cicer arietinum cultivar CDC Frontier isolate Library 1 chromosome 3, Cicar.CDCFrontier_v2.0, whole genome shotgun sequence genomic window:
- the LOC101513576 gene encoding probable calcium-binding protein CML36 — MKFININPKNLKLSPKRFFRSKKERSSVSRSDPPSFGSTSSSDGSNHQPVTGGSQTPTSVLPEISGDWSDVTVDVQWELSQAFRLIDRDNDGVVSREELELVLTRLGARAEEIAIMLTEVDGDGRGCISVEAIMNRVGTGSDPNPEEELREAFEVFDTDRDGRISAEELLRVFKAIGDERCTLEECRRMIEGVDKNRDGFVCFEDFSRMMELQR; from the coding sequence ATGAAGTTCATTAACATCAACCCTAAAAATCTCAAACTTAGTCCCAAACGTTTTTTCCGTTCCAAAAAGGAACGCTCTTCAGTATCAAGATCCGACCCGCCATCCTTCGGTTCAACTTCTTCCTCTGATGGATCTAATCACCAACCCGTTACCGGAGGCTCCCAAACTCCTACCAGCGTCCTTCCTGAAATCTCTGGTGACTGGTCCGACGTCACCGTCGACGTTCAGTGGGAGCTTTCTCAGGCTTTCCGGTTAATTGACCGTGACAACGACGGCGTCGTTTCGCGTGAAGAGCTAGAATTAGTTCTCACGCGTCTTGGTGCGCGTGCTGAGGAGATCGCGATTATGCTAACCGAAGTTGATGGAGACGGCCGCGGGTGTATAAGCGTGGAGGCGATTATGAACCGGGTTGGAACCGGTTCGGATCCGAATCCGGAGGAAGAGCTTCGGGAGGCGTTTGAGGTTTTTGATACGGATCGGGATGGGAGAATCTCGGCGGAAGAGTTGTTGAGGGTTTTTAAAGCCATTGGTGATGAGCGGTGCACATTAGAGGAGTGTAGGCGTATGATAGAAGGTGTTGATAAAAACAGAGATGGGTTTGTGTGTTTCGAGGACTTTTCACGTATGATGGAGTTGCAacggtga
- the LOC140919844 gene encoding uncharacterized protein has translation MCDDVEPNFDAMNDRVEPVMIDLTDVFTTGMLFDTRDELLKWARNVGRENGIVVVIFRSENATARPRTKTKLILGCERSGKYRPWKNPNLTRSTWTRKCDCPFRLRGTRSSVGDGWYLHVICGLHNHELAKKLTGHSFLGRLSQDEKNWLIPHKERFVEAWTNKVMQFGNTKTQRVESAHWSLKRILQDSIGDICSVWETINNMIVLQHNEIIASFEKSIIQKVHRYSNRLYANLRGVVSKNAIDHIAAEYDRVKYVGIDQTECRCTIRTTHGLPCACEIARYSMIPRSIPLDAIHGWWSKLTFHVDASSQPSELSMKHEIDVIVKKFEELDVPGKISLKGKLREIAYPSTTSMFPPVAKHYRYRKVEKLAPRPSVQKLTPRPSISKVQQPRVLPFKDWLSVEIHKFIDDIIDVGDDGNCGYRAVAALLGMGENCWAFIRQQCVIELQEFMSHYEILFGGENYVRQLIQNVYVEQVASKDNWMTLPEMGYVIASKIDI, from the exons atgtgTGATGATGTGGAACCTAATTTTGACGCTATGAATGACAGAGTTGAACCTGTTATGATTGATTTGACTGATGTGTTTACTACCGGCATGCTGTTTGATACACGAGATGAATTATTGAAATGGGCTAGAAATGTTGGAAGGGAAAATggaattgttgttgtgatttttaGATCTGAAAATGCGACAGCACGACcaagaacaaagacaaaattaattcttggttgtgaaagaagTGGTAAATATAGACCTTGGAAGAATCCTAATCTTACGAGGAGTACTTGGACTAGAAAATGTGATTGTCCATTTAGATTGAGAGGAACACGATCAAGTGTTGGTGATGGATGGTATTTGCATGTAATATGTGGTCTCCATAACCACGAATTGGCCAAAAAACTAACCGGTCACTCTTTCTTAGGCCGATTGTctcaagatgagaaaaat TGGTTAATTCCTcacaaggaaagatttgttgaggcGTGGACAAATAAAGTTATGCAATTTGGGAACACCAAAACACAAAGGGTTGAGTCAGCACATTGGAGTTTGAAAAGGATATTACAAGATAGTATTGGTGATATATGCAGTGTTTGGGAAACCATCAATAACATGATTGTATTACAACACAATGAGATAATAGCATCATTTGAAAAGAGCATCATTCAAAAGGTGCATCGTTATAGTAACAGATTATACGCGAATTTGCGTGGTGTTGTGTCAAAAAATGCAATTGATCACATTGCGGCAGAATATGATCGCGTGAAGTATGTAGGTATTGATCAGACTGAGTGTCGTTGCACAATTAGGACAACACATGgtctaccttgtgcatgtgaaatAGCCAGGTATAGTATGATCCCACGTTCCATTCCATTAGACGCTATTCATGGTTGGTGGAGTAAATTAACTTTCCATGTTGATGCATCGAGTCAACCTTCAGAGTTATCTATGAAACATGAAATAGATGTCATAGTGAAAAAGTTTGAAGAACTTGATGTACCTGGAAAAATTTCACTTAAAGGTAAATTACGAGAGATCGCGTATCCATCGACTACGTCGATGTTTCCACCGGTTGCCAAG CACTATAGATACCGTAAAGTAGAAAAGCTAGCACCTAGACCATCAGTCCAAAAGCTCACACCTCGACCATCAATTAGCAAAGTTCAACAACCAAGAGTTCTCCCCTTCAAAGATTGGTTGTCAgttgaaattcataaattcataGATGACATTATTGATGTCGGTGATGATGGTAATTGTGGATATCGTGCAGTTGCAGCTTTACTTGGAATGGGTGAGAACTGTTGGGCATTCATCCGTCAACAGTGTGTGATAGAGCTTCAAGAGTTCATGTCTCATTACGAGATACTATTTGGTGGAGAAAATTATGTTCGACAACTTATACAAAATGTGTATGTTGAGCAAGTTGCATCGAAGGATAATTGGATGACACTTCCAGAAATGGGATATGTGATTGCTTCGAA AATAGATATCTaa